The region ATCTTTCTTTTCATAAAATATCTCGGCATTCTTAAGCTCATCCAAAAGCTCGGCCTTTTCTTTTAACCCATTGTTTATTTTTGTGGCAACGATTTGTATCTCATTCTTTTCCCATGTTTCTATATCAACACTTCCAACCGGTGAGATAACCTCAATTGTTTTAATCCCGCCTGCCTCTATAGTTTTTTGTGTGTTTTCTTCAACCCTGTTTAGTCCTATTGTGCGACCGCCTATATTGATTAAATCACAGGCAGACAGCATAATTGAAACATAAATCATCAGCATTGCCGCAATAATTCTCTTCTTCAATCTTTTCCCTCCCTTTTTCTTTCACAAAATGTTCTTTCTTTACACATCATAATCTCTATAATTCTAAGCTGCAAGGAATATTTATTACTTTTGCCTTCTCACCTGTTAATACGTATTTAATTTTCTTTTGTCTGATTGAGACTAAAATAAATTGGAATATTTCAGCATATCATAAATTGAGTAAATTCTCTTTTTAATCCTTAATTTTATATTATGAAGGAAGGAATGAAATGATTAAGCCAAAAGTCCTTAAAAAAGGAGATACAATAGGACTCATCGCCCCGTCCAGTGCCGTCAGAGAAGAAGATCATGTGGAAAAATCAGTACAATCACTGGCAGAACAAGGTTTTAATGTGGTGGTAGGTGAGAGCTGCAATCAAAAATATGGATACCTGTCGGGAAAAGATGAAATAAGAGCAGCAGATATTAATAAAATGTTTGAACACCCTTCAATCAGAGGAATTTTCTGTATACGAGGGGGTTATGGCAGCTTAAGAATACTTGATAAAATAGATTATGAAGCAGTTAAACAAAATCCCAAAGTATTTTTAGGCTATAGTGATGCAACTGCCCTCCACATAGCATTTAATAATATATGCAATTTGGTTACATTTCACGGCCCCATGCCGGCCTCCGATATGATTTCGAATTTTGATGATTTTACTAAAAAAAGCTATTTAAAAGCCATTGCTTCAAAAACTCCTTTAGGAAAGCTTGACAACCCTGAGGGCTGCCAAATAAAAACTCTGGTTCCCGGAAAAGCCAGAGGGAAAATAACCGGCGGAAACCTGGCACTTGTAGCTTCTACTTTGGGAACGCCTTATGAAATAGATACAAAGGATAAAATATTATTCTTGGAAGATGTAGGGGAGTATATTTACAGAATTGACAGGATGCTTATGCAGTTAAAGCTGGCAGGAAAATTTGATGATTGTTCAGGCATTATACTTGGTGACTTTAAAGACTGCACCGCCGAAAATGAAAATTCCAGTCTGACTTTAAATGAGGTATTCCAAGACATAATAGTTCCTCTTAAAAAACCTTCCATATACAATTTTATGTCAGGGCACTGCAGCCCGAAGGTTACCTTACCCTTTGGCGTCGAGAGCCATCTTGATGCTAAAAAAGGTATTTTAAAAATTACCAAATGCGCATTGAGATAAGTAAAAGGTTGACACTCATTGGTTCTTAATGGCTTCCCAATTCTGTGCTGTTATACCTATATGTCCTATGCCCAAAATTACTGCGGCAATACCTAACCATATTACTTTCCCGTAAACTGAA is a window of Oxobacter pfennigii DNA encoding:
- a CDS encoding S66 peptidase family protein; translation: MIKPKVLKKGDTIGLIAPSSAVREEDHVEKSVQSLAEQGFNVVVGESCNQKYGYLSGKDEIRAADINKMFEHPSIRGIFCIRGGYGSLRILDKIDYEAVKQNPKVFLGYSDATALHIAFNNICNLVTFHGPMPASDMISNFDDFTKKSYLKAIASKTPLGKLDNPEGCQIKTLVPGKARGKITGGNLALVASTLGTPYEIDTKDKILFLEDVGEYIYRIDRMLMQLKLAGKFDDCSGIILGDFKDCTAENENSSLTLNEVFQDIIVPLKKPSIYNFMSGHCSPKVTLPFGVESHLDAKKGILKITKCALR